DNA sequence from the Falco peregrinus isolate bFalPer1 chromosome 1, bFalPer1.pri, whole genome shotgun sequence genome:
TGAATACATGTAATGTCCCTAAAATATTGAAAACTTTTGTAGGCAAAGGACATGGTTTGTCAATCACACCATTGCCAGCTGGCCACATGATAGGAGGTACAATCTGGAAGATTGTCAaggatggagaggaagaaattgtttatgCAGTTGATTTCAACCACAAGAGGGAGATGTAAGTTCAACATAGCAATACATATTTCTTGGATGTTGTGTTTGGTGTGTGTCCTGTAGTGTGTGATAAACAGGTATGGAAGTAGCAGTGCCTTTCCAGCTCTAATAAGACCACTAATTTCCCTTGCATTCAGATTAATCAATTTGAAACATGTATTAGTTCTGGGTTTCGTTATTCcactcagttttatttatttgcaagttTGAAGCAGGAAGCATTCAGCTGCTGAGGAGTTTTGATTTCTGTACATGCAGACTTCTGCAAGCTAGCTGTcttattttttctcataaaacagaaatgcaaagagtgagatttttttgcctttttttccacagcCATCTGAATGGATGTTCCTTGGAAATGTTGAGCAGGCCTTCGTTGCTTATTACAGATTCATTTAATGCTACTTATGTACAGCCCAGGAGGAAGCAAAGGGATGAACAGCTACTGAGTATGTATTCTGTTTAGGCTTGAAAATAGCAGTCATGTCATTTATTAACCACTGTAAGTTGTTTTTCTATGAGAAAATCATCAGCATCCAGGCTAAGAacctttattaatatttaaattaccttttttttttctgctggtacTCATCCAGTGGGTTAAAGATTTTCTTGAAACAATGAACCATATTTGAAGGCAGTATATTTTACCCAGCATCACTTAACCTTTAATGGATTTGTTAACTGACCTTCCTCACcacattgttttttaaattcccattttacagtatgttgtttttaataaaaaaagaaaaaccaagaaaaagtaGTATCAAAGCAGTGAGATCTTCAGAGCTACTGGAAGAGCTCCAGCTCCctttaatttcagtggaaatgtGTTTTTGAATCTCTTCTgaagtttaatttatttctgtgttcagtATGCTTTTGATTGTGATTGCTAGTGTGgtataacaaacaaaaaaaccccaacaccacaAACATTCTCATTTTGGTTCAAAGTATAagtaggtttttgttttgttttttattcttcttaGCTAATGTTTTGGAGACATTACGAGGTGATGGAAATGTGTTAATAGCCGTGGATACAGCAGGCAGAGTTCTGGAACTTGCTCAACTTCTTGATCAGATCTGGAGAACGAAAGATGCAGGATTAGGAGTCTACTCTCTAGCACTTTTGAATAACGTCAGCTACAATGTAGTGGAGTTCTCTAAGTCACaggtttgttttgattttaaaatacaattattaaGAGGGTAATGGAATGTGCATGCAAAAGCATTGTGTTATTctttttaacagtaaaaaatgGCTAAATACTGGGTGTTGTCCTTGCTCTAtagtgtgtgtgtctctgttcTTGTGATCAAGTAAGAGTCCAATCATGGCTGTGCACATGTTTCTTAAtgctcatttcctttttttatcgTAAGCCTTGTTAGCATAGTTTATAGTTGTTAGAAAAGATGACTTACAGTActtgtttctgtgttgtttaCACTCAGCAGTATTTCTCCACTTGCTGAGAATGATTAATGTAATCACATGCATATGGCATCCTGTACATCTTATAAAGTTTGTACATTATCGTTAGAACTTGTATTCTTATACATAACTTTTTCTTAATACATATTTCAGGTTGAATGGATGAGTGACAAGTTGATGAGGTGCTTTGAAGACAAGAGAAACAATCCTTTTCAGTTCCGCCATCTTTCCTTATGTCATAGTTTATCTGATCTAGCTCGAGTACCTAGTCCAAAAGTTGTTCTTGCCAGTCAGCCTGACTTGGAGTGTGGGTTTTCTAGAGATCTTTTCATTCAATGGTGCCAGGATGCCAAAAACTCTATAATTTTAACTTACCGCACTACACCTGGAACATTAGCAAGATTCCTGATTGATAATCCTTCTGAAAAAGTTATAGATATTGAGGTAAGAGTTGTCTATATACTCTCAGATTTCTTTATTGTGGGCCATCTGGGGAATATGAGCAAAACTGaatttggtttcctttttgaCCTATTGGAAACTTCTAGTGGAGGAGGGAAATCGGTATGTTGCATGTTTATCCAATTGTGGATAAACTCACTTAAAAATAGGTCTCATTCGTaactgcaaaatgctttttggtGGTTGGGTAAAATTAATACTCTATATAGATGAGCATgaagctgcttttaaatatttagacaacacttttctttgtggttttgttgttagagaaaaaattctgtttgcagTTGATATACATATCACAATATACAATGGATTGTTCTTATTGGAAAATACTCTGGTTTTGGACGAGGGGAGCATCAAGTCAAATTAGTATAATATATCCCATCACAATTATAAAGACAACCAAAAGCTAGCAATTAAGACACATTTAATCATTATTCATGcttccaaattattttcaataatttatATACCTGTATCTACTTATCTCTGGTAAATGTTATAATTTATGGGAGTCTCCTGTGATTGCAGTGATAATTTCAATCCTGATGATGCagctttattttagttttagaTTGGATTGGAAGCATAGAATTACAGTATTGGACTGTTAGCAGAATTCAGTATTACTCAAAATGATCTATACTCtaatctgattttcagaaaagaaacaaaatttaccATTGTTTTACCTGCTAGTATGACTTCACCAGGTTCTTCTGATTTGATGTTAGtgacacaaaaattaaaaaaaactccCACTGCTCATAAAATCACAGGATGCTTGGGTTTGGAAGGACCTCTGGTCCAACCCTCCTGCTACagcaggttcacccagagcgggttgcacaggatcacatccaggagggttttgaatgtctccagagaaggaggctcCACAACcactctgggcagcctgttccagtgctctggcaccctcaaggtaaagaagttcttcctcacattcagatggaaggaactgcctgtgcttcagtttgtgcccgttgccccttggcctgtcgctgggcaccactgaaaagagcctggccccatcctcttggcacccGCCCTTAAGATGTTTGTAGACATCGGTAAGATCCCTCTCAGtgttctcttctccaggctacagAGGCCCcgctctctcagcctttcctcacaagggagatgctccagtcccctcatcatcttcgtagccctccgctggaccctccccagtagctccccatctctctggaactggggagcccagaactggacacagcactccagatgctgCCTCAGTGGGGCAGAATAGAggggggaggatcacctccctcgacctgctggccacgctcctcctaatgccccgCAGGATCCCAccggccttcttggccaccagggcacactgctggctcatgggcaacttgctgtccaccagcacttccaggtccttctctgcagagctgccttccagcaggccagcccccaggctgtactggtgcgtggggttgttcctcccttggtgcaggaccctgcactcGCCTTTCCTGAACTTCATtgggttcctctctgcccagctctccagcctgcccaggtcccgCTGAATGGCAGCGGAGCCTGCTGGTgaatcagccactcctcccagtttgtgtcatcagcaaactggctgagggtaccctcagtcccttcatccaggtcactgatggataagttgaacaggactggacccaccactgacccctggggaacagcacgagctacaggcctccagccgGGCTCTGCACCACTGaccacaaccctctgagctctgctgctcagccacTTCCCAATCCACCTCACTGGTTGCTCATGTAGTGCACCTGCGTTTAGCTATGAGCACGTTATGGGAGACTGTGTCTTGCTGAAACGgaggtagacaacatccaccgcTCTCTCCTTGTCTACCCGGTCAGCCATTCCGTCATAGAAGGCTACtgggttggtcaggcatgatttcccctgGGTGAATCCATATTGACTACTCCTGacaaccttcttttcctccacatgcttagagGTGACATTCAgaatgagctgttccatcaccttttgAGGGATGGAGGTGAGACTGGCAAGCCTGCTCATCTGAGAGTACTTGCATTCACTTAGATTTCCTGGAGATGTTTTAAGAAATTTTTGAAAACTAATTGTTTTTGATacttttagaaatgcttttctgttaaaGTAGACTCTACTGATCGATTGTCATAATTTTGCCATGCTAAGGTGCCATACATTTGCCTAACATTGTCTTGTATGTGACATATGAGTTGTATTTGTCCTTTGTACTTAGACACTACTGACaagaatatttgtatttaagAGAAGTATTGAAGTCAGCTACTCATAATAATAGCAATTCTAATTCTGTCTGCAGTTGAGAAAACGTGTCAAGTTGGAAGGAAAAGAACTTGAAGAATACCTAGAAAAGGAGAAactaaagaaagaagcagctaaGAAGCTGGAACAGTCTAAAGAGTAAGTATGTTGGCTGTTTTTGCGTTCTGATTTGATCAAAGTTGAGATTTGTGTGTGATCATTCTGCTGCTTCAGCCATTTACAGGGATAAATGAAAATCATAGTTTTGATAGACTTGTCTGAGGGCACTGAGGAATCAGGAGTGGTTGTCTTTAATCTGTTGTTTATGATAGACCTGTTTCATCTGCCTTTTGACTGTGAGCTCTTTCTCAGATACACAAAATGTGTTTGTCCTTGGCTAGTGTTTTATCAACTTATTTTCCAGTCAGTGTGTTTATGTAATACTAAAGCTGAAGGGAAAGAGCTAGTGGTTTTTTTATGAATGTCGTTTCAGGGCAGATATTGATTCCAGTGATGAGAGTGATGCTGAAGAGGATATTGATCAGCCAACTGTACATAAGACAAAACATGATTTGATGATGAAAGGTGAAGGTAGCCGGAAAGGAAGCTTCTTCAAACAGGCAAAGAAGTCTTATCCAATGTTTCCAGCCCCTGAAGAAAGAATTAAATGGGATGAATATGGCGAGATTATCAAGTATGTGGTGGTAAATGCATGCTAACATGTAATAACTATGAAATAActaaaaagcagaagtaatAGAAAGTGCCATTTTGCCTCTTTTGCAGTACTGTTACATATTCTTCCAAAACTGCAGTAACTTTTGAACAGTTAGGACAGTTTGCACTAAGTCTCACAGGAAGCTTGTGATGGGGTTGAAGCTGCAGAGCGGTGATCCCTGGCCTGTGTTCACACCTCTTGGGATGTGTTTCCActccaggctttttttttttttttccttttatcttagaaggtttgattttttttttaataatctgaggtttttttctcctttaaattaCACATAATTTTGATGAATTTGTAGTGAGAGGGAAGAACATTGTTCATCCTAGAAAAATCTAGCGATACTTGTATTTGCATGATGAATACTTGCTAGAAAACCTCAATTTGCTAGCATTTCCCGAGATAccagtttgtttttaagataGGAAGGTGATATTTTCCATATGAACTCTGTGCAAATATGGAAATAATGAAGGAAAGTGTAATAAAATTGTCGGCAATAACAATTATAAGACATTTCAGTACTAATAGTCagcattgtttgttttttatgttCTGTAGAGCTTTGGTTTTACTGTAAGactattaaaagcaaaatgcctTTCATTCTTTAGACCTGAGGATTTTCTAGTTCCAGAACTTCAagcaacagaggaagaaaaaagcaaattagaATCTGGTTTGACAAATGGAGAAGAGCCTATGGACCAGGATTTATCAGATGTTCCTACCAAATGTATTTCTGCAACAGAATCCATGGAAATTAAGTGAGTGCCTTCGTTCTTGTCAGTTCTGCTAGAATGGTGTATGGGTATGGTGCAAACTGGGAAAAGGCTAGCTTGGAATTAAGAAAGTGGGAAAgggcttgctttttgttttgcttcttcctccccaccctcaAGCTATCTAGGTTAGTTTTTTACTAGCCTTTCTGGGAGTACAGTACAGAATCTTATAGTTCCCCACCCTGAAGAAATTCAGTTTGTTCCCCATCTGATGGAGACAAGTAAGAGGAAGAACAAACAATACAGTAGTATGTTAGCATAGATACTCAAATGTATATCCATTTTGTTAAAAGAACAACTTGCCCAAATATGCTTCTCTCATGTTTGGGGTAACTATGCAAGTGAATTTTGGGAATTTATAGTGTTAAATACACATAACATGCTCATACCTGGTAAATCTGTATCTTACAGATGCATAGTATACCTTGTGCTGACAGCTTTTGCTGATACAGaataacttcaaaatattttctgtttttaaatactttggaCCACTTAAATGTTTAATCTTTTAAactaaaaagtgtttttcttgggtttttaaTTCAAACTAGAGCCAGAGTTACATACATTGACTATGAAGGA
Encoded proteins:
- the CPSF2 gene encoding cleavage and polyadenylation specificity factor subunit 2 codes for the protein MTSIIKLTTLSGVQEESALCYLLQVDEFRFLLDCGWDENFSMDIIDSLRKHVHQVDAVLLSHPDPLHLGALPYAVGKMGLNCAIYATIPVYKMGQMFMYDLYQSRHNTEDFTLFTLDDVDAAFDKIQQLKFSQIVNLKGKGHGLSITPLPAGHMIGGTIWKIVKDGEEEIVYAVDFNHKREIHLNGCSLEMLSRPSLLITDSFNATYVQPRRKQRDEQLLTNVLETLRGDGNVLIAVDTAGRVLELAQLLDQIWRTKDAGLGVYSLALLNNVSYNVVEFSKSQVEWMSDKLMRCFEDKRNNPFQFRHLSLCHSLSDLARVPSPKVVLASQPDLECGFSRDLFIQWCQDAKNSIILTYRTTPGTLARFLIDNPSEKVIDIELRKRVKLEGKELEEYLEKEKLKKEAAKKLEQSKEADIDSSDESDAEEDIDQPTVHKTKHDLMMKGEGSRKGSFFKQAKKSYPMFPAPEERIKWDEYGEIIKPEDFLVPELQATEEEKSKLESGLTNGEEPMDQDLSDVPTKCISATESMEIKARVTYIDYEGRSDGDSIKKIINQMKPRQLIIVHGPPEASQDLAECCRAFGGKDIKVYMPKLHETVDATSETHIYQVRLKDSLVSSLQFCKAKDAELAWIDGVLDMRVSKVDTGVILEEGELREDEDLEMQVDMPSSDSSVIAQQKAMKSLFGDDDKEMCEESEIIPTLEPLPPHEVLGHQSVFMNEPRLSDFKQVLLREGIQAEFVGGVLVCNNLVAVRRTETGRIGLEGCLCQDFYRIRDLLYEQYAIV